The Choristoneura fumiferana chromosome 5, NRCan_CFum_1, whole genome shotgun sequence region tttaatcgtttttttttagtacataTCAAATACCTAACACAAAGATTCCCCtcacaggtaaaattttcaaaaacgctcgaacaaatatctatttatctcttattacgcgcccaaatggcaagtttaataaagattcatcgatatATCTGCGAAAATGACGagcttccatataaactttcatgccctatttcatcccctcacaggactaattttcaaaaaaaccatcgatttttttcctattgagtgcctaaatgccaagtttcatgattttatcttcgacagcgacgaacttccaccatataaactttcatcccctatttcaacctcTTTAAGCCtcttttttgcaataaaaaatagcctatgttctttcccaaggtctattctatctctgtaccaaatttcatcaaaatcggttcagcgataaACCCTaaaggcgtgaaagcgtaacagacagacagacagagttactttcgcatttataataaaactatatactatatactgtatattactatattagtatggattgttaACGCGTCAATCATGTCTTGAATAGGTAGCAtctgcaataaataattattttacattacgaTGATGATCCTGGTATGTGTTTACGACTAAGCTGCAGTTAAAAAGTTTTGGGAAAGATAGTTAAGTGCTTGAATTCaccaaattttctttaaaagagtTAAAATATTACAGTAAATATAAACCTTCTTTCATGCTCATGTCCTCAATTCTGTGAATGATTCAAAATAAAATGGCCGCGACTCAGTCAGCAAAGATTTCTTTTATTGTTATGCCGCAGTAACTATCCTTTGTctgttttattctattttattggcaacaatttttttttaaatatttttttctctacaAACTCAAGTGTTTCCAGCGCCGTGATCTATTTACCATTTGTAAAAAGTACAAGTACCAAATAAAAGACAGGAACTTTTCAACTGTTTTAATTATGCTCTCCCATAATCTCGTACGCTTTAGTGATATTATCGGAGATGTCTCGCACGGGCAGGTCCCGCGTCGCGAGCCACGTGCTGCCACTCTTGCCGAGTTTGTAAGCCTCGATCACACCCTTCGCTGCTGACTCTggtctgcaaaaaaaataaacgtgtCATTTTAGAAGAAGCAGAACGATTTATTTGGCCAAAATTTGAGactacttaaatataattgaaagctaagtttatgcaagatatgcgtgttcctccacctccacactgtaagaacacacacaaatcacacaaacccatctaacatctggtagtatggtgtacggttgtgttgctctgaagatgagctctggttgagttcgaaacgcgtccgtgtattgtggtggtggtgatagatgggtttgtgtgatttatgtgtgttcttacgtgTGGAgatagaggaactgcatgaacacgcatatcttgcataaacttagctatcgtaaggtgacgggtgagcaaagaaattattttagttctttgatatggacctccgcaaagtaacgcctgattcaataaattactaaatgtaaaataaaagaagttaaaacaatataaaaagaaaacacgtTTTGTTTTCAGTGTTCCATTGGATTGCTTCTGAGGTTGTGCAGATTTCTTAATGATcattccttcaccgtaaagctcgtggttaatttcaaatgtaatttcgcacataaatttcgaaaaacttgaAGTTCGAGCCCAGGTTTGATATTATCGACACCTGCAAGGAATATCATTATAACTCACTTTTTGACAATTTTGAGTTACAATCATGAATttgcaagaaataaaaatatctttttttagcTCTTATCTTTTTATCTCAACTCCTTTGCGTTTAAGTTAGGGCATGGACAAAACATTGTAAATAAGGGTGTACTTGGGTGAATAAAATAGGTACCAACTTTAGTTACGCCATAGTCCTTTCAATCTACCTTTGTCGCAATGGCATAACTTTTTAATCTCTTGTCTCAAAtaaatacgtcaacaaaattgactcttaaaataattttcataaaattcacttagtaaaattatcgattttgagacacgggcttttttcaaagtagtgacgagtTGTATGTCTGAGTTACAACACAATTTTCCAAACGTGCGTAATATTCTAATGTTGTAGAATATCATCGTAAGTCACTAAAAAGGGTAAAGAAATGTATTTGTgacaaaacaatcataaaaatcTGTTCTAGCTTTTTTGATTAAAATGTACACGGCAGTTTTGTACCAAGACccatctttttagggttccgtagcaaaaatggcaaaaacggaacccttataataataataataataataataataataataataataatagccacCATGtacaccatgtctgtctgtctgtccgtccatccgcggctttgctcagggactatgaatgctagaaagctgtaattttgcacgaatatacatatacgtaaactatgccgacaaaatggtaaataaaaaataaaaataaaaaattttagagcacctcccatagacgtacagtggggtgatttttttttctcattcaaccttgtagtgtggggtatctttggataggtcttttaaaaccattacggggttgctaaaacgatttttcaattaagtgatttatttgcaaaatattcaactttaaagtgcaaattttcattaaaatcgagcgtccgccccccctctaaaatcgtaatcagtgggtggaaaattttgaaaaaattcagaatggtagtaagtatatcacacttacaaggaaaactataacggtttagttttcttgagaattattagtagtttaaggtataaaatatacctaaacttggaatattccgtacaaaatacgaaatgtttagaaaaatatcacttaattatttcgtaatggctacgaaaccctattttaggcgtgtccgacacgctcttggccggttttttttatatcatgatcctctgcttgagaggctatggGTCAAAAAACTGGGGCACCTCGACTTATATTATCATTTATTGCTTCTTCTACCTTTATTTTATTGAAGATACTGTGACCTACTCTACTTTAAACTTACTGTTGAACATGAAATCTCGCATTCACTGCGCCTGATATAAATTCAGGAGGAATGTTTTTGTCCAGCGATCCCAGTTTCGCTGGAGTAATGAGAGCAGTATTGGCAGCACCGAAACATACAGTCAAAACTCGAACGCcagtttttgcaaaataatcCTCTTTCTGAAAAAAGAGAAGGCAGTAGGTGAAAAAATCCGTTGTTCTTCGTAGATAACAATCTTATATAACCGGCACTGGTAgcggccaaattatttcctaacttGATTAGGAGCAttcgcttcactcgctcggctcgcgcgttgtggtcgcaattgtgtCTTTCACTATCTACACCTACCTAATTTTCCGGAGACTAAATTGATGCAAAAGTGACCAATTGTACATTACCGAAGTCTTTTGAACTTGGAACTATTTGGTCCATTTCAGTGTTGGTTCTGTAGCTATCTAGGGTAACAAGATAAAAAGCCCTTGTTCCTCGTACATAACCACCTTACATGACGCTGGTCATGGCCATTATTATTTCCTAAATGCTACCGTGGCgcgcttgcttcgctcgctcggctcgcgcgttttgtggtcgcaattgtgcCTAACACTCCTCGCTTAGCTCGTCGTCGTACCAAATTTTCCGGTACCCTAAATTTACGGTAAAAGTTACCAATTACATTATTCTGATCTGTTTGAAATAGGAGATATTTGGCcctttccagtgctggttatgtaagatggttatgtaCCAGGAATAAGgtgaaaaaatacttacaccAATGCAATTACTAAATTGTATGACAGCAGCCTTCGTAGCAAAATATATTGGTAGTGTTGGAGACTGTGAAAGGCCAGCTATGGAGGAGATGTTGATGACGGTGCCTCCTTTGCCTCCTTCGTCGACACGCATCAGCTCTAAGGCTTTCAAGGTGCTGGTCACTAATGCTGTCTGAGAAATTAAAATCATGCTAATTAACTTCATACAAATAGTAAGCAGGTTAGTTAACCTGCTTCCTTGGTTCGTATATTTTTAAGGCAAAGACAAGTACCAGTGCTATTCTGCGAACAAGCGGATGAGGTCTCTTTCCTTCTTGAAACcctttattttgttaaaaaatgttcaaataaagatttttttttttggaatctttttgtattttttatttcagttccatatttttacttttacggtcatcccgtaaaagctaaattgaaaatacaaaatgaaatatagatgcacagaaaaaccagaaaaataagaccagcactgggaatcgaacccaggt contains the following coding sequences:
- the LOC141428287 gene encoding 15-hydroxyprostaglandin dehydrogenase [NAD(+)]-like, whose protein sequence is MSCEWQDKVVLITGAANGIGAGVVRLALEEGVKHIAVLDIDETVGLAFQEELNKQHGAGKIKFYRVDVMSDEQLLGAFQSVVAEHGGIDVVVNNAGIMNDAPHVYKKEIEINVTALVTSTLKALELMRVDEGGKGGTVINISSIAGLSQSPTLPIYFATKAAVIQFSNCIGKEDYFAKTGVRVLTVCFGAANTALITPAKLGSLDKNIPPEFISGAVNARFHVQQPESAAKGVIEAYKLGKSGSTWLATRDLPVRDISDNITKAYEIMGEHN